The genome window CATCCACTTCGACTTCAAGAACTTGACACACCGAACGGCTAAAAGACCAAAAACAAGAACTAGATTTATAATCAGCGGAAGATCATCATCCCCCAAACGACTGTATATAACAAGTGGGTTGTACCTATTGCTAACTCTTAATTTGTTTAACTTATTGTTCACCTTAATGTAAGCATGTTACGGaataagaataaaataaagGCACGTAGTTACCAGTACAGCATTTTCTATCAATAAGGAAATGGTAAAAGCGTTCAATTAGGTTACTTCTTTaacaaaaaacatatatatatggtgAATAAACACTTTCAAATATAGGTCGGGTGCTAAAATTATAGATTCAGCGTCGTGATAATTAACTTGATTGAGtaaacaattatttttcaGCTTTCAGCACCTTTTAACTATTGAAATACGGTGCATATTTTAAAGCAATGTGCTTAAACCGATTGTTTGTGCATTTACTTATTGACAAACAAGAAAGTTACGACATTTTCCTTAAGCTGCACCTTATTTTTGCCGCAGGACTTGCCATTTTTTCCCGGCCAAGTTAAAACTTCAGCGTTGCTTTCCGCCAGttgaaatgcaatttgccTGCTCGCGAAAAGCACTTAGTGAACTGTCTACTAAGTTTTGCCCTCTCTTTAAATTGCAGCAAAATGGACGAGTACCAGAGGGAGCACTCGGATGCCTCCAATGATATAACCGCCTACGTATCCAATCCAATTAATGCGTACCTGCTGACCAAGCGGCTAACCACCGATTGGCGCCAGGTGGAGAACCTCATGGAGCACGACGTGGGCACGGATTTCCTGCAGAACATCACCCAGTATCGCAGCCTCCTGAAGTTCCCCTCCGACGAGGACCTCAATGGCGCGGCGGTGGCCTTGCTCCGCCTGCAGGACACCTACCAACTGGACACTTCGAGTGTGGCGAGGGGCAAGCTGAATGGCATTCAGTACAGGTAAGCTTTAGTCCAACTAAATGCATAAAGCTTGAGCTATAAAGtaggaaaaggaaaacaaaactGAGCAGAATCATGGATTTTCTGGttaccaaaaaaataaacatctCGAAATGAAGCGGCCAAGTCCTTGGGAAACTCACTGACCAAATTTATTATCCCGCAGCACGGAAATGTCCTCGGATGACTGCTTCGAGTTGGGGAGACAATCGTACGTGAACCACGACTACTACCACACGGTGCTCTGGATGAACGAGGCGATGGCCCGCATGCTGGAGGAGCCGACCAACCACACCCAGAGCTTCACCAAGGCCGACATCCTCGAGTACCTGGCCTTCTCCACCTACAAGGAGGGTGAGTGCAAGTCCGAGTCCAGTGCGACTCCCCGGCATCCGTCCGCAAAGTGCCCGGTTGCACTTGCAAAAACGGCTGCTTAAATTGAAATGTCGTTTTctaatgaaatttatttaaatacttcACTGGCCCCTTTGACAAGAAATATTCAAGCGTTGCATGCTCCAGCCcgtgaaattatttaaaattttcgcAAAAAGCTATGCGTTAACTTTATATACAACCATAACTATGTTAGCATACGCTCAAGGCAGTGCTGCTTCAGTAACTTATAAAATCTAGGAATTCTCACAGCCCCCTAAACCTGAAAATGTCCTTAAATTTCGGTAATTAAATTCTCAGAGTGTGCTCGCCACTCCACCTCGTTGTTGTCCTGGCTCGTTTGCATGGCACTTTCGAGGTCCATTTGGTTGCAGGAAATTGCACTCAGTCCCCGGCCACTTGCCTCCTGTTGTCCTGCCACTTTCCATACTTTCCACCTGGAGCCGCTCTCAGGGTTCTCCATTAAGTGCGAAAAAGTGTTGGCCATCTGCCGCCAGTGCTACTTTGTTGTGGGAAGCAGGGAAGTCATCACGTAGAGCAGGACAGGATCGGCACGTCCTTTGGCTAGGGAGTTGTATGCTTTATTAACGTCTTATTACACCGGTTAGTGTCCCCTATCCGTTCATCAACGGGCTGGCACACGCATCTGTATACCCAGTGGGTGCTCCTTGGCTCTAGGAGGCTCCACACAGGAAGAAATTCACAGAAGACACGTAGCCTGTTAAGTAGGGTGTCTTAAAGGTATGCAGAGATTTTAGGAAGTTTGGTTCAGACTTTTCGGTCCATCGTTGCATGcttttagataactttttttttaattactaGCGCTTTCTATGCCATTAAAACGATGTGAGCAATGTAGTTTGAATTGTGAATATCGGTTCGCTTTTTTTTCCTATGCACTGGGTTAGCTCAACAAACAAACGATGGGCGGGCCCGGGGGCGTGGCGGAAGTGCGGCCATATTGTGTTGAGGAACGACAcgaaaaaacaacacaaatgGGTCCGCCCTCGAGGCAAGTGACAGGCTTTCTGTCACCCAACCACTCATCTCGCACTCCCCCTGCCAGTTGCTCCTGCTCCCGGTGGCACACATGTGTCGTGAgatgcaaatttaaattcctgtcGCCGACAGGACCTCAAAAGTTGAGGTCGCAGTGGAGGCGGAGGTTAAAGCCGGATTCTACGGCAACTGACGGGCAGAACTTATTAGTGGGTAGCCGGGTTAAATGATGGCCTGGACCTGGACgcaaatgaataaataagTGAGCAGCTTGCAAACTTTGGAAACAATCCAATCGACTTGATGGCCCAGCAGTCCCAGTAACTCAGGAAGTTCGAGGTCAGGCGGTAAACTTTCAAAGAAACTGTGGCATACTTTGGGGCCGAGTCTCGATGGCTCGTTGGGCTGGGGTATCGTATCGCAGTTAAGGCCCATTTAGACCCTGATGAATTAATTGTGCGGACGGTCAAGTGCAAAACTCTTGACTTTAAATAAGTGACTCACTAATGTGCTGTTTGTTTATTCAAGTAGTTATGGTCCGTTTAATGGTTCAGTCGCTTTGATGTTCTTTAGTTAAAGGTTGAAGAGTTTGTATAGGAGTTTTTCTGTTCAAATGGGGAGTTGTTATAAAGCCCGGTATTTCTCCTTTATTTCTTTCAGGCAACATAGAGAGCGCTCTGACCATGACCAACGAGCTGCTCCAACTGCTGCCCCACCACGAGAGAGCCAATGGAAACAAGCGGTTCTACGAGAAGGAGATTGCCCAGCAGCTGCAATTGCGGAAGATGAAGGGCGACGATGGCACCGATGAAATGCCCAAGTCCGACTTGGTAAGTAAAAGTTAACCGTACACAAACATCCCTACGACTTAGATAACCCAATTGCAGCCCGTGGCCAAAAGTGACCCAGCCATCTTCGATATGACAGAACGAAGGGCTTACGAAATGCTGTGCAGGGGCGAACTGAAGCCATCCCCATCGGATCTGCGATCCCTGCGATGCCGCTATGTCACCAATCGAGTGCCCTTCCTGCGTCTGGGTCCCCTGAAATTGGAGGAGGTCCACGCGGATCCCTACATTGTTATCTATCACGATGCCATGTACGACAGCGAGATCGATCTGATCAAGCGGATGGCCCGCCCGCGATTCCGCAGGGCGACGGTCCAGAACTCCGTGACCGGAGCCTTGGAGACGGCGAACTACAGGATCAGCAAGTCCGCCTGGCTGAAGACCCAGGAGGATCGGGTGATTGAGACGGTGGTGCAGCGCACTGCGGACATGACTGGCTTGGATATGGACTCCGCCGAGGAGCTGCAGGTGGTCAACTACGGCATTGGAGGTCATTACGAGCCGCACTTTGACTTTGCCAGGGTGAGTTTCCTCCATTAGTTACACACCTTAAATAAAGTAGAAAAAGctaattaaaatatgtttCAATCCTTTCTAGAAAGAGGAGGAGCGCGCCTTTGAGGGTCTCAATCTGGGCAACCGCATTGCCACCGTTCTATTCTATGTAAGTTGCATTCACTCCGTTTTAAGTATAATAATCCGATGTGTACGCGTGTTATTTTTCCGTATTTTTATGCACGCGCACATCCCACACAAATGATAAAACTCTGTGAATTTTCACTTTATTTGCCCCCAAGCCAACAGAATCATTAGTGAGGCTTATTTATATAGAGATATGCGTAGGTTGCAGTGCCAGTGAATGGAATTCCAAAGCCGGGAATGCAAAAGAACGCACAGTGGCTGAGAAACATATACAAAATCCAAGGCAACCTTACAAACGTGGCTTTTCATTTCTAAGAGATACTTTTATTTTGATCACCAAGCTATTGTAGGTTTGTGCTGTTTGAATTGGTAAACACAACTAATTGGTTTTACGAAAATATGTGTGCTGTGTAGAGTTTAATATAATCTTATAGCATGATATTAACTTTTCCTTTTATCCTCTTTAATCTCAGATGAGTGATGTGGAGCAGGGAGGAGCCACTGTCTTCACATCCCTGCACACCGCTCTGTTTCCCAAGAAGGGAACGGCTGCTTTTTGGATGAATCTCCATAGAGATGGACAGGGCGACGTGAGGACCCGCCATGCCGCCTGTCCCGTACTCACAGGCACCAAGTGGGGTGAGTTCAGCGCAATTTAGTAGTCGCCAAAGATTAACCTTTACCATATTCACTGATGCAGTGTCCAACAAGTGGATCCACGAGCGGGGCCAGGAGTTCCGCAGACCCTGCGCCTTGGAGGAGGATCACGGCGAGTTCGCCATCTAATCCGGAGTCTAGTTTGCGCATGCAACGAATCCCTAGTGCGGAATCTCATCCTTCGTCATCGGCCATCGACTTTCTATTGTAAATAAAGCACTCAGGCCGAAGAAGGTCGCATCTGTTCTACTTATCGGTTCATCGTACATGGGAACCAACTTCAACCTAGCTGTATCCTAGACTCGTATGGAATTTATCTACTTTTGTATATTTGCCTAGTTTAAGTAGTACAAAAAATTGCAATAAAATCGAATTGGAAATCAAGCATGTggttatacatatatatattggcAGACTTAAAGTGGAATAACATTCTATAAATCTTAGTAATCTAAAATATAGCATTTTCGAGCGAGCGATTATCgtacactagcttcttaaactAATGAAATTGCTGTTAAAATCTGTATACTGTAAGTATCTACTCACCAGTGGCAGGAATTTCCTTTCGAAATTGAAAGGACATCAACGGCAGAGGGGCACTCCGATCCGGCTCTGATGTTCGATTAGTGGGTGGCGATTTATCAGCCGGAGGACTCATCCATCAAGTGCGCCAAGTGGAGCTCCGGCTGCATCAGCTGTTAGCCGATACAAGGGGTTATTGTGCGGGTGAGTAAATACAAATCGGCTTATCCTGTGGCATCTGCCGCATTGCGTTGCAAACTTTGCTCCGGGAAACTATCGAATTTGGCCTGAAATGTGAAAAGCCCCTGGGTGGCGAAAAAATGGCCCGCCATTTTGCATTTGGCattggcaaaaaaatatattagaCTGAATTTTAACTAGGATAGTAAAATATACTGGCTAAGCTATCTTTTATTACACAAAAGTGCACGGGATGGTTTCAACGGAAGCCTATTATAatagaaatatataatatagtgAAAGCTGTTATCAGTTCAACATGGGCAAATACCAACATTGTTTGAAGCCGTAACTGGTGGCTATCGGCACAAATTcagtttaatttataatagtTCTTAACAGGTTTCTTCGGTACATTGGCATACCGCATATGATTTTTTTGTATCGCATAACTTGATTAAAGATTAAATTGATAAATTTACACTTTGGCAATGACTCaagtattaaaaatattcCTTAAGCGTATTTTATGTGCCTAAGCGTTACAAACTTGACAATTCGTGAGTACACGTCATAAATTTTTAACAGACACACTTCCTCTGCACTTATCATGTGATAATATAATGTGATATTGCGTTTTGTTGTTCTTTAaggtattttaaataaatatcatAAATTTTTGGGGGAAATACTAAAAGAATTGTTCCTAGCAAACAAGAAATTTCACATGCAAAAGACTGACCTCCTTAGTAGTTACGATTCCATCTACCAAGCCTGCTCAGTCTATAGAATAAAATGCTCTTAATTATTTCCGAAATTAACTTTAGTTTTGAGATGGATTTCGAACAAAATTAACATATTGACAAacgacaaacaaacaaaacttgGCCATCCAAAATAGTACAAAACTATAAAAGTCCGCAAATATATGTtctataaattttattaaaaattcccAAAAAATCGGGAAAAACACTAAGCTCTTAGTAGGAAATGCCGGTGTTGTCGCGGATCCAGTCCAAGTATCCGGTGACACGGCTGAAGACAGCGGGAGCACCAGACATGCAGCCAGCGGCGGAGCCGAAGGAAGTCACTCCGACCAGGCGGTTGCCCTCGTGTGTGACCAGGGGACCACCGGAGTCACCTCCGCAGGTGGACTTTCCGCCGTTGGTGTTGATGCAAATCATGTTGTCGTGGAGAGACCAAGTGCGGCTGCAATCACCCTGGGACATGATCTGGACATCGACGGCCTGGAGCCAGTCGGGCAGTGGGCTGCCATCGTAGGTGCCGCCCCATCCGGAGGCCACGGCCCACCATCCGGCGTAGTCCTGGTAGCGGTCGTTGAAGCTGGGCAGCTCCACCTTGTTGACCAGGTGCCAGAAGTCGACGTGCGGGGTGCGGATCAGGGAGATGTCGTTGTGCAGGTTGCCGCTGTTGTAGTGGTGGTGCTGGACGATGTTACCACTGCCCACCCAGTGGGAGAACTGGGGCTGGTTGCGCAGACTGGCTCCGTAGTTGATGGTCACTCCATTGGCTCCGTTGGTGCAGTGAGCGGCGGTCAGCACCCAGGTGTTGCCGATGATCGAGCCACCGCACCACCAGTTTCCATTGCCGCTGAAAAGGAGACCCACGATGTAGGGCACCTTGCCCTCGTAGGCTGGGTAGCCGTTGGTAATGCGACCCTGGATGTCCTTGATGGGCACGGGGGTCAACTTCTGGTCCTCCTGGGCAGGAAGGGCAGGCAGGGCAGTGGCTGCGGCCACGGCCAGAGCCAGGAATACGAACAGTTTCATCTTGGACAGGTCTTACAACTCATGGTTTTTCCAAAAACTGAACGCACTTTTATACTGAATCAATGGCTTATCATCCTCAGGAAACGACGGCTGTATATTTTGTCCAGAATTTAGCATGATAAGTTTGCCGTATGATAAGTGGGAGGCACGAGTCTATTGTGAATATATGACGTGTACTTAAGATTTATAAGTTTCGTCTATTCTGTAATATGTGAAAACTCAGTTGAGCTTAGGCTATAATGTGCAAGGTGTAGTTGTCTTACCATATTTCCCAAgacattttgtttttatttttatgttagTCTTTAAGGTTTTGATATAATGCTAGAGTAGTCGTAGTATGGACTTTCCAGTGCAATGCTGAATGAGTGCAAAAATATTGAATGAAAGCCGCAATCAGTTCAAAATTTTCAGCTGATTTAGCGAACTCCTAGAagtacatttttattagtagAGAAAGACATTTATTTATGGTCGCTACTCAAGTAATTCTCATTCATCGTACGTGTGGCCTAAACTAGATTAGAGACATAAGTGTCATTGTTGAGGAAGATATGCGTACATagtaaatattaaacataaacCTTTCAAATCGTCGAAGATGTTAGCAATCTACGACTTTTAGATTTAATTATTCACATATATAGTTTCCTGTTTggcttaaaaatttaattgtatCCTTAAAGGACAAAATCTAAAGATTAATTTCGTCATATGATCATGAAAATGccattttatttgatttctgtATGTTGATTCGATTTGCCAATGTGATAATCGTCTGGGCAAtctttaatttatataatatatatctatatataaatCTAAGATCAGAGGATTACCGAGCATATTATTACAGGCTATGGACTTACTCTAATAATGCCACTCATCAATTGCCAAGTACCATAAAGGCAATAATTTAAGTCTTATCAGCCAGCTTAACTTGCCACGACAGAAATCGGGCAAAATATATTGACACCAAATATTACTAAAAAGCGACAAGAAACCATGATATTGATAAGGCGATGGTATAAATGCTCGGTCCGTTTCTGAAAACGGCACAAGTTGTTAGACCTGCCAAGATGAAACTCTTCGTATTCCTGGCTCTGGCCGTGGCCGCCGCCACAGCCATTCCTACCCCGGAGCAAAAGTTGGTCCCCACCCCGGTGAAGGATGTCAAGATCCAGGGTCGCATTACCAACGGCTACCCAGCCTACGAGGGCAAGGTGCCCTACATCGTGGGTCTCCTTTTCAGCGGCAATGGAAACTGGTGGTGCGGTGGCTCGATCATCGGCAACACCTGGGTTCTGACCGCCGCTCACTGCACCAACGGAGCCAATGGAGTGACCATCAACTACGGAGCCAGCCTGCGCAACCAGCCCCAATACACCCACTGGGTTGGAAGCGGAAACTTCGTCCAGCACCACCACTACAACAGCGGCAACCTGCACAACGACATCTCCCTGATCCGCACCCCGCACGTCGACTTCTGGCACCTGGTCAACAAGGTGGAGCTGCCCAGCTTCAACGACCGCTACCAGGACTACGCTGGATGGTGGGCCGTGGCCTCCGGATGGGGCGGCACCTACGATGGCAGCCCACTGCCCGACTGGCTCCAGGCCGTCGATGTCCAGATCATGTCCCAGGGTGATTGCAGCCGCACTTGGTCTCTCCACGACAACATGATTTGCATCAACACCAACGGCGGAAAGTCCACTTGCGGAGGTGACTCCGGTGGTCCCCTGGTCACACACGAGGGCAACCGCCTGGTCGGAGTGACCTCTTTCGTCTCCGCCGCCGGCTGCCAGTCTGGTGCTCCCGCTGTCTTCAGCCGTGTCACCGGCTACTTGGACTGGATCCGCGACAACACCGGCATCTCGTACTAAGTGATTGAGCAGTAACGAATTTAGCAAAATTTATAGAACACTTTGTCTGCAGCCATTTAGATTACGGATGAAAAGGTAGACTCCAAATAAATACTTGCATTGAGAATATATCCACCTGTTCAGCTATGAAATTTGAGGGCAGGAGATGGAGAGATTTAGAGAGTCAAATCGAACGAGTTGTTTACTTAGCATCACTTGTGAGGGTGTTTGTATCTGACATCTTTGTTTGCACAGCGTTTCTGTCTGGATACGTGACAGTTTTCAAATGGAATATCGTTCTATTTGGCTCAGTTCGTACCTGAATAAGAACCAGTCTACATCAGTAACTCGTGGTTCACAGTGCTCTGTTC of Drosophila mauritiana strain mau12 chromosome 3R, ASM438214v1, whole genome shotgun sequence contains these proteins:
- the LOC117143375 gene encoding serine protease 1-like codes for the protein MKLFVFLALAVAAATALPALPAQEDQKLTPVPIKDIQGRITNGYPAYEGKVPYIVGLLFSGNGNWWCGGSIIGNTWVLTAAHCTNGANGVTINYGASLRNQPQFSHWVGSGNIVQHHHYNSGNLHNDISLIRTPHVDFWHLVNKVELPSFNDRYQDYAGWWAVASGWGGTYDGSPLPDWLQAVDVQIMSQGDCSRTWSLHDNMICINTNGGKSTCGGDSGGPLVTHEGNRLVGVTSFGSAAGCMSGAPAVFSRVTGYLDWIRDNTGISY
- the LOC117143640 gene encoding prolyl 4-hydroxylase subunit alpha-1; protein product: MAADWRLMLLLGILLLVGGPANGEVYTALAEMEELLETESVLITNLEGYIRVQEDKLNFLKNKMDEYQREHSDASNDITAYVSNPINAYLLTKRLTTDWRQVENLMEHDVGTDFLQNITQYRSLLKFPSDEDLNGAAVALLRLQDTYQLDTSSVARGKLNGIQYSTEMSSDDCFELGRQSYVNHDYYHTVLWMNEAMARMLEEPTNHTQSFTKADILEYLAFSTYKEGNIESALTMTNELLQLLPHHERANGNKRFYEKEIAQQLQLRKMKGDDGTDEMPKSDLPVAKSDPAIFDMTERRAYEMLCRGELKPSPSDLRSLRCRYVTNRVPFLRLGPLKLEEVHADPYIVIYHDAMYDSEIDLIKRMARPRFRRATVQNSVTGALETANYRISKSAWLKTQEDRVIETVVQRTADMTGLDMDSAEELQVVNYGIGGHYEPHFDFARKEEERAFEGLNLGNRIATVLFYMSDVEQGGATVFTSLHTALFPKKGTAAFWMNLHRDGQGDVRTRHAACPVLTGTKWVSNKWIHERGQEFRRPCALEEDHGEFAI
- the LOC117144956 gene encoding serine protease 1-like — encoded protein: MKLFVFLALAVAAATAIPTPEQKLVPTPVKDVKIQGRITNGYPAYEGKVPYIVGLLFSGNGNWWCGGSIIGNTWVLTAAHCTNGANGVTINYGASLRNQPQYTHWVGSGNFVQHHHYNSGNLHNDISLIRTPHVDFWHLVNKVELPSFNDRYQDYAGWWAVASGWGGTYDGSPLPDWLQAVDVQIMSQGDCSRTWSLHDNMICINTNGGKSTCGGDSGGPLVTHEGNRLVGVTSFVSAAGCQSGAPAVFSRVTGYLDWIRDNTGISY